Within Coffea arabica cultivar ET-39 chromosome 4e, Coffea Arabica ET-39 HiFi, whole genome shotgun sequence, the genomic segment TAGATTCATGTGTGTACACATAGTCATATATATATGTGCACAGTCTCCTTCGCATATGTGCATAGCTGTCAATTGATATGTACACATTTTGATGTACGTTGATTAAAGTTTACAATTTTTGTTCATTAAAATACACATTGGTattgaataaataaaaatgcaCACTGCTATGTGGATAATTTAGTCATTTAACAATGAATTCATCAATTATTTTATTCTAACCAAAACCCATTCTCCTTATAAATAATAAATCTTCCcattcccattttttttttcataattttccaaaattaaaaTACAGCTGTATTTGCCTTCTTTTTccataaatgataaaaatccTTTACTCTTCAATATTCACCATAGAGGTTTAAAGAGGAAACAAGAgccttctctctttttccctctAATCCATTTCAACCACTGAAAACCACCATTTTCTTGAAGTCATTACTTACTACCAAAAAAATCTGATCTTTATCCCATTCCAGATAGAAGTACGTCAACCCTTTTCTTCCTCATCCAGTCTTAAGGTGAAAAAGGCTAAATTTAGATTGGTTTTGGTGGTCGATTTTGGTAGCTTCAAAGATTACAAGTACTGAACAGTGGGACTTGCTAGTTCATCCTACCAACCCATCGaaacaatttttaaatattacCATTTATTTTGTCTGAATCCATAGCAAGGTCCCCACCGAAAAAAGGCCCTTTGACTAAAGAAGTTATAGGTGGATAGCAGCTTTGGGGGAGGTAGGAAGCAGTTAGAGAAGAAACTGGGAAAGAGTAATGGCTAATCTAACAGAAATCCAACAAACAATTGCAAAAAATGACTGCCTAAATGATAGTAATACTAGTTTTAACAATACCAAAAACAACAATAAGTCTGACAAGGATTTTGTAGAGAGAGAAGCACGAGAACAAAGAGAAGGAGGAGGGGAGCAAGATATGGCTCCGATAGGGGGAAACCCAATTCACAGATCTTCTTCTAGGCCACAGTTGGATGTCAGTGGTGCTGCAATTCAGGGGAATTTTGAGGAGAGGGACCCAACAATTCTTTTGCCTAATCAGTCTGATGATATATCCCATTTGGCTCTGGATATTGGAGGTCCATTTTTGAGCTTTATTGTTTGTTTGGACCAAGAATAGCAccttttattatttctttttgtctaTTTTGGCATTGCTTTTTCTGTATTCTGTAAAGGGTTTTTGTTGGTGAAGTTTAGCTGTTTTAGTACctgtttctttgttttttctgattctccttttgtttccttCAAAATGGCGTTTTTGGTCTTTATTGTGTCACTAATGTGGTTTAATTGGTTAATTGTTGATTAATTGTAAAgttttatttttgtgaatttcatGGGGTGGTGGAGATAGGATTTCTATTGCTGGTTGTCTCTGCCTCTGTTTAAATTATCCTGTTTGATTTCATTCTGCACTCTGAGTCTGCACCAGATGATGAATGCGGTTAAACCTTTATGACTGACTACTTCTACCAAGTTTGATGTTACTGTTGAAAAACTATGTGATAGAATTGTTTAAAACAGTTGTCTCTGCAATGCCATTGAAATGTTTACTCTTGTAGAACTCTTTTTGATTGATACTCTTATCACTGTTGTCTTCTTCTGTTAGTCATGACATGCTGTGTTGTTTAAGCCCATTTAGTTTGCAAGAAATGTTAAATGTGGTCATTGTTGTATTTGCTCTCTATGTTGAAGTTTGTTAATTTGAATTGTTTTGCTGCAGGATCTCTAATCAAGTTGGTTTATTTTTCAAGACATGAGGATCGTCCAGTCAATGACAGGATAAAGAAGACGATCAAGGAGAGATTAGGAATCTCTAATGGTAACAGAAGAAGTTACCCTGTCCTTGGGGGGCGACtccattttgtgaagtttgagACAAACAAGATTAACCAATGCTTGGACTTTATCTCATCCAAGCAACTTCATTGCGGAGGTACATTTTTCCCATGTTCAATTTGCAAATTTCTTATTTGCAACGATGGCGTCAATTCATATCGGTATTTGGACGTGTACGCTTCAGTTTTTCATCCCCTTATAACTAAGGATCttggttatttttttttgcacatCTCTTCTCACCCTGTTTTCGAAATGGATAGGTATGGATGCTCACCTTTGGCATTCGGGAGTCTCAAATGAGAATGCAGTAATTAAGGTGAATTCATGTTCATTTTACTCCATCTGCGAATATATACAACTGACATATTGAAACATGTTCACTTTACTCCAGCTGCAAACGTATGCAACTAGCATACTGAAACATAGCAAGTGAACTTGAAATGATGAAACAGTGTAGATATCATCTTAAATCAAGTATATAATGCAGTGTCAAAATATTAGTTCCACCAATTATGCCATCTAGAGAATACAATAGCACATACACGCAAGTGATTTTGCTTTTCCTTCTGGTCTATTTTGCAGAGATTGGTATTTTGTTGTTTAGCTATCAATCAAATCATTTAGTTCAAAACTCAATGAAATTGTTAAGTTCAAAACTTGTTTACCTGATTAAATTACATCCTAAAGTTTGACCAGGTCATTAATGTTATGGTTAGCATGTACTAGAATGTGCTATATCAACTAACTAGTTGGATTGGTGAGAAGGCTACAGGTGGTGGGGCATACAAGTATGCTGATCTCTTTAAGGAAAGGCTTGGAGTCAGCATAGAGAAAGAAGACGAAATGAATTGTCTGGTGGCTGGTGCAAATTTTTTGCTTAAGGTGCGATCAGAACTCAGCAAGCTTTCATTGAGCCCTTGAGATGTTTATCCCTGAATAATGCACATACAGATAGTTAATTGTTGTAATAATATGCATGCAGAGCATTTCTTTTGGCTAGTAATTAGTGCCAGCTTAACTATTTTTAGACTAGTTTCTCATAGCATGAGACAGGAACCCAACTCTGCAGTAAATTGCAAGTGCACATTTTGGTCATGGACCATTGTCATCTTTACTGTTTTTAGCTTAATTGCTTCTGACAATATtagtaaattttaaaaattatgggTGTATActtgtgcattttttttgtcCCTCCTTTTTGTAGAGCTAAAAGATTACTAATGCTCTTTTTTTAAGAATGTGGAGAGGGTAAATATGCTGTTTGTACTTCTATCTGTAGATACTCGAAAAAAGAGTACGAAGCTTTTCACATGCAATATTTTCTGGATGAGGATCCACCATTCATAGCCACCAATTTTATGTTCTGCAATTATCTGCACTTCGTGGAGCTTGATTACTAATTGTTAGGATGTAATCACGTTATTGCCAAAGGCATGCTATCTGCTCCTTATCTCTTAATTCTGTTTGTGTCTTCGGCCTAGGTATCTTCTGAGGATATAAACTCAAAGCATTATGATTGATGTGCTCCTTTTGCATGTGATAGCGTAACAAATAAAGTCTAAACAAAATAGTTTTCCAGTTTTACGTGAGACTCAACCAGGCTGTATGGATTTAGTCTCTTAACAATTTGGTGAGCTAAAATGGCAATAGTCTTGAAAAGAGAATGAAATAACTTATTCTGCCCTCTGTTTGTTGATTTCAATGATCATACCATGTAACTGGACTCGGTCTTGATAGGCAATTCGTCATGAAGCTTTCACTCATATGGAGGGTCACAAAGCATTTGTGCAGATAGACCAAAATGATCTGTTTCCTTATCTTCTTGTCAATGTTGGATCTGGTGTCAGTATAATAAAGGTATTATTCCTACTCTTCTTCACTTGATTTTGAGGTTGAATTTAGGGTCGAACAAGTATTAAACTTATAATATTGATTTCAGGTTGACGGTGATGGAAAGTTTCAGCGGGTTAGTGGAACGAATGTTGGTGGTGGTACCTACTGGGGATTGGGAAAACTGTTAACAAAATGCAATAGGTGATGATTGTCTCCAATATATATTGATTCGGTACCCAGCTTAACTTATActtattttctaattattaGTCTTAACTAATCTCCAGCTTTGATGAACTGCTTGAGCTGAGTCAAAGAGGTGATAATAGAACCATTGACATGCTTGTTGGGGACATTTATGGTGGAATGGATTATTCAAAGGTACAGTTTGTTTCAAAACCATGTTTAACTCCGCACATTACGATTCCATGCATGGGTTTTTGGCTGTCTAAAGAATAAATTGAGCGTATCTTTGGATGGTTAATGACATTCACACTCCAAAAAAAGCTTCTGGTGTTCCTTGGGTACTTAGTTTTGATTGAATGCATGAAACTATCCTTCTTGGGTACTAAATTAAGTATTGCAATTGTGGCCAGTCATTGAAGTTTGGTGATGGTGGTGGCTCTCTTTTAATATTCAATATGTAGTGCTTTAGATCAAAATTGAACCATATTCCTGAAACTTGCAATATTAAGGAGCATCTGAGTATGGGTAATCCACTATATTGAAGgataaacttaaaaaaaaaaaattcaattgttcttgattattgagtttttttgttataatttttttcttgtgaAAGTATTTGGAGTTAATTtagtgtttctttcttttctttagaaTTTGCAGTTAAGTAAAGATTAGAATATGTACTATGTACTGAGTtagattttgtgaagtttggcGATCTTCGTTTGGAGGGGGTAGTAATTTACACTGTAATTGGTGGCTATAGTTGGCGATATTTGAATGCATTGAGGCTAAATAAAAATCCTGGGGCTGGTTTAGGCTTTAAGCAACACTGAGAGATTACAATGAAAAAGAGATTATTAGGGATAGAAGGCTATGTTGAGTTGCCATCCATGAGGAAAGATGAGTGTAATTTGGCAAAGCAACGTCCATGAATTTGGGACATGAGCAAGCGGCAGATGAAACATGATGAGCGGCTGATGGCAAAGGGTAATTTTGGGAACTCAAGGAATGAAATACAATGTTCGGAATGCCAGCAAATAACATTGCCTTTTGAGAAATATGTCAATGCAGATATATAGTAACAGCTTTCTTGAATATGATctcttttaaaatttcttttatgtTAAGTTGACTGGTCTCTTATGTCTTATTTTGAAGATTGGTCTTTCAGCATCAACAATTGCTTCTAGTTTCGGCAAGGCAATTTCTGATAATAAGGATCTTGAAGACTACAGATCTGAAGATATTTCTTTGTCCCTCCTCCGAATGATTTCATATAACATTGGCCAGGTCAGTTCCAAGGCTGCAGGTTAAATTATACTTCAATAGTATACCTTCCCGTTAAGAATACTTTGCAAAGGtagttttctaaaatttttctattttattggATTTTGAGTGGGAGCAGAAACTAATAGCATGCTGTACTGTGTAAACTAGTTTCAGGGAACTTAATTTTTACTTGTCTTCGTTCATCAAATAGGAATTGTTACTTCATCTTTACTAACAATCTTGTTTCTCAACTAGAGAGTTTGTAAATGAGGACAGAGAAATGTGCAATGTTGTTTGCACTTTCAGGAataatgttgaagaaggaaataaTTTCTCGCAACTTAAAGATTGATGAATCAACTCTTTCCACGTCACAAAACTATTATCTTGCTGCAAAATTGATATGCGGAGTAGTTTTTGTACACTAATTACATAGAACAAGTTCAGTGGTCGAAGCTTCAAGATATACAGAGCCTCAGGTTGTGAGGTTAGATGGATGcccaaaaggaaagaaagagctTGAGAGGCAGCAAATGAAAAATTGCGGACTTTGATTGACAGAGTGAAACAATTGAACTTTAGGAGTAGACAACCCTGTATTAGTGCTTTGTTTACCTTTATATGTATCATCATGTACTATGCTGCTTTGACAAGTCTATGACACTCCTGCAGTGTTTGATGACTGATGTTTTACCTACTCTTGCCGTTGAAACATCATTATATCCTCACTGCTTTATTGTGGTTGTAGTTTGTGTGTAGGATTCTGCCTTTAATTGTAAAAGATATTAAGTTCAGAAGCAACAACCTATTAGCAACTCTAGAAAATTGTAATATCATAGTGAGTCTTCTGACTCTGTAATTAATTCTTTACGTACTTTAATTGCTAATATGTCTTCTCCATTTATTATATGTAAAAGTCTGATGGAAAATGATCTTGGTTTTGAACACTTATAGCAGTTGGCTTATCTCGCCAAATACTTATTCACTTATAATTTGCTACTTACctgcttattttctttctcttgtgaAGTTCTTGCTTATTGTGACATGTCTCTCTTAAGCTCTGCCATCATATTCTTGGTCTTTACGAGTATAATTCTGGATGTCCATCTGACCCACAGTTTCTTTTCTGTAGATATCATATCTGAATGCATTGCGCTTTGGActtaaaaggattttttttggtggattttTCATAAGGGGCCATGCTTATACTATGGACACGATCTCATTTGCTGTGCAATTCTGGTAACTGAGGATATATGTAAACTGTCTAAAGAATATGATAACAAGTACTAATATTTTGTTTACTGTAAACCATGCAGTTCACGTTTATTCAGTTTGTTCTTCTTTTCAATGTTTGATTCTTGTTCATGTTATTTTTTAATACATTATTTCATTCCCTCCTGGTTTGGTTATTAGGTCGAAGGGAACATCACAAGCTATGTTTTTGCGACATGAagggtttcttggagctttagGTGCATTTATGAGCTATGAAAAGCATGGTTTAGACGACCTGATGGTTCATCAGCTGGTAGAAAGGTTCCCGATGGGTGCACCATATATTGGAGGCAATGTTCATGGGCCACCCCTGGGAGATTTGAATGAGAAGGCAAGTGTTTGGTTGATGCCTAGGTTGAATATATAGCTACCTACTGATCCTATGTACTTTGGTTTCAGCTCATATTCAAGAGTGAGTTTGGCGTTGAATCATGTAATATACCATGTTTGATTGGTTTCCTGGCTTTTGTTTTCTGCAAATATAACAAATGTTTCAATTTCCTTCTTGTATTAGTTTGATATGATCTATATTCCAGAGAATTTATGTCTGGTTCTATTTTCATAAATGGGTTTCAAATGAGATACTTCAGTTTCCATGTGTTGGTGTTACTAGACTTGCACATACAAGTTGCATGAAAAGTGATCTTCTGATCAGAAATGGCCTACCTGCTGTGTTTGTCATCctactttttcctttctcttttgtGATATTCTCATAATTATTCTCCTGCCATCTTTTCTGATAATCTTTTGAATGATCATGGCATAGAATATATCCCCTGTGGAGCTAGCTGGGACCATGTGTCATGGGAAAGATGCTGGAATCCAATTTTTTAATAAGCAGACAAGGTCTAAAATGTCCATTTAACTGCGTCATAGTCTGCCATGTTCTTTGTAATTGATCTCTCTTCACTTAGTGTAACAGGATGTCTAGTGTTTCTTGATGTTTCACTTTGGTTAGTAACCTGGAGTTAATGCCAACTATGAAAATTACTTTTGTGAATTAGTTCTTAAGGCAATACTGTAGACTTCAAGGTGTCTGTTTCTTGAGTTTCCATGTTATTACTGTCACTCCTTCCAGATTCCAGATTAGAGACCACAAATTTTTCCTTGTTCAGAAACCTTGATGGTTTTGGTAGCAAGCATGCATATGggattttgttttattctcttcTTGTAGTACCGTGTTTCTGCAGCAAtattatttcttattttttcttgaGCAAATGAAAACATGGGACTTGAAATTAATGTTTATGGTGTACTGTATCTACTGTGCCTGTGTTGGTTTTGTGGGCTATGTTAAAGAAAATATGTGAATTTTTTTGTAGATCTCTTGGATGGAAAAGTTCATTCTGAAGGGAACTGAAATTACAGCTCCTGTTCCAATGGCTCCCCCTGGAACTACCGGCCTTGGAGGCTTTGAAGTTCCATCATCCCGAGGGGGTATCTTGCGACCAGATGCAAGTAAATTAAATGTTGGCGTTCTCCACCTGGTGCCAACTTTGGAGGTATTTCCACTTTTGGCAGACCCGAAAATGTAAgcagatttttcaaaatttgttgcTTTTGCTGCAAATTTTATTCGAGTTTAGTTCTAGACTCTGTTATGGGCTACTCAGTTTCTCAGGAAGTGAAATAGGACCTCCAGGTTCTAAAATCGTGTCGTATTATCTCACATTgttggtttctttttcttttacttgctTATTAATTTTGTAATTTGGTGGTTAATTTCAACTGACTTCTTTCCTTGAGAGGAGATATCTTTTTCTTGGAACTAGTTTGGACTCAACTCTCTATTTTCATGTCATGGTTTATTTATTGGCTAAGGTTTAGGAAAATACCAACTGTTACCTACTGGTAGTTTTGCAATGTGTTGTCCACAGCCGTCTCGGTAACAGTGTGCACATGATGTTTCCATAATTTTCATTTCCTTCGCCCCTCTGCCCAACCTTCTCAACTCATTGTTTCTTAGGAATCGATTGAACTAGTATAAGCATGTGTGACTTATTTGTAAAGGTTAGTTACTGTAGTAGTATCTTTAATAGCTAATGTTGTGCATATTTGCAGGTATGAGCCAAACACAATAGATCTCTCAGACCCTGGTGAACTAGAGTGAGCTCACACCATCAGCATGCTTAATTGAAAAGTCTATGCTCTATAAGTCTTTCTAGGATTTTGGAGTCTTCACTATTCAATTATGTGTTTTCCTGTAGGTACTGGTTCACTGTGCTGTCAGGGCATTTGCCAGACCTTGTTGACAAGGTGAACAACCTACATTTTTGTTCTATTGTCTTCCTTCCCCCATATTAAAGCTGCTTCTTGtgataaatgaaaagaaaatgaatactCATCTGAGAACAGATTCATCTTTAAACATGTTGAATTAGTATTTAATATAATTGTTTGATATTCAACCTTAACAGGCCAACAGCAagttttctttttacttttactaTTGGTATATAAGAAAGTGAATGGAACATATATTAGCCTGGGCACTTGTTGATTTAGTAGGCCACGGGAGAGCAAGTAATTCTCTCTGGAATTTAAACATTTGAAGGACACAATAATATGTCTCTTCAGTTTTCAGAACTTTCTGTCCTATTAGAAgctataaatatatttattggTCAGTGGTATCATTCCCATAAGCAACAATTCTTTGGTGCCCCTGTCAATGGTGCCTAATTTTGTTTGCCCTGGTAAGGAGTAATTGATGCAAATTACATAGTATAATCTGCCAATGACATTCTTGGGGAGCTTTTGGGCTCAAAAAGAAATGAGAACGGGAAGTAATCTTGGCCATAAGAGATGGACTCAGAAAGATCAATTTTTGAGTTTCagttctttttctctctctctctctccccatACCTCTTTAGGTTTTGTGTATGCCTTACTTTCAGTTGGAATTTcttaaaaggaaaattaaagagTTGGTTGCATGAGattgaaatttgtttctttttttgccTAGTATTGTCATACTTTGTTTGTAATTACCAACAACTGAAGCCCTTGTTAGCAAAATCAACCTGTAATCTTGATGTGGAATTCACAGGCAGTGGCAAGTGAAGGTGGTACAGATGATGCTAAAAGAAGGGGTGATGCATTTGCTCGCGCATTTTCTGCTCATTTAGCAAGGTACTTTCATATTTCCATGTACTTTGAATGTTCATTGCTTCATTCTCTTGTAAATTAGATCCTAGATGAGAGGTTTGGGTAACAATATTGGCAACTTGTTTTTGTTCTACTATAATTGCATTGGTAGAAGAACTTTCAGTTGGTCGCATGTTCTTTGGTTCAAGAGTGGAATGAGCCCATCCAGCACGTTGGTCGTCTGAATACTACTGCTAGTTACTAAACTGCTTACACTCGTGTTGATACTAAAGACTCCCTGCATCCTTAAcaccatctctctctctctctctctctctctctctctctctctctctcatgcaCGATGTTAGTAGTGTTTTTGGTTCAGTATCGACATGTGCATATACAGTAGTAGACAGATCTTATTTATTTAATCCCTCATCTACAAGTTTCTGTCTGTTTTCTTTATATGTTACTTTTTGGCTCTTTATGTTCTTCAAGAACTGGTGCTTGTTGTACTAACCATTTTTCTCTGTGTATACTCATGCAAACTGATTTCTATTCTATGGTTTAATTAAGGTGGCTATGGAGAATTCTGCCGTAAGGAatgtagttaaaaaaaaaattgggatgAAGTCAAGCTGTTGCAAAGTCTTTATTTAGTTTCCATAGTTTTGACCTCCCAAAACTTTAACTACCAAATTATTGACGAAGTAGAAGAGTCCCCTTTTGGTGTAATGCCCCTTTTTGTTATCCCCAGGATGTCCTTACTACTCTTATGAACTTCACATTCCTACCTTTCTCAAGCTCCACCTTATCCAGTATTCCTTTCCACAGCGCCTATATgtcaaattttatatttcagGAACGTAAtgttttttacttttgcatTTTATTTTGGCATCCGTATTGTGCTACTTATTTTACAGTGTCTACATGTCGGGCATGCAACTTTTTCTAGTACTGGACTGTTGTAACCATCATCATTTGGATTGTTTTTTTTAGGTTGATGGAGGAGCCTGCTGCTTATGGAAAATTGGGGCTTGCAAACCTTTTAGAATTAAGGGAAGAGTGCTTGagagaatttcatttttttgatgCCTACAGGAGCATAAAACAGAGGTGGGCTTTTGCTGAAATATATTGATTTGAACTTGAGCCACGCTCATTGTGTCACTTTACCAGTACACAATCTTCATACCTTCTACATAATCCTTCTAATAAAACTTAAGGAATTTAGCTGTTACTCTTTAATTCATTTATTCGGCTACACTCGGTGCTTAAGTCCTGCCTCATTAGCTGTCCTACAAGCTTGGTTATTTTGCCTGTGCAATCTCTCCTGTCAACTCCCATTTTTGTACTTGCAGGGAGAATGAAGCGTCACTTGCTGTTTTACCTGATCTGCTTATGGAGATTGATAGTATGGATGAGGTATCTTTTATTTAATGAAATTGCTGTTTTCGCTACTCAGTGTTTTGGGGTTTGAATAACTATactacaaatttcttttcctgttTCTGGAATTGTGTATTTCAAGACAATGACGGAAAAGAAAATAAGGATCTTTGGAGGGATAAGAAATTAATAGCTCATATTGTCctttaaaactatattttgatTTGAGTATTTAAGTTTCTACCATTTCAAATGGTTCAGCTGTTAGATAAGTTTGTTTTTCAAACCAATGGCACAGCCAAGGTTTTAGAATATTTTTGCTGGTGATATACAAGATTATGCATTAtgcactagatggaagcttTATATGTACATTAGGGGTGGTGAAATTTAACTTTGGAAGGATATCACCAGAATTGTTCATTTTCTGTTATGGGAAAGAGAACATAATCGTAACATCCATATCTTTTGCCACCAACACTAGATCCGCCCATGCCTTTAACCTATTTTTTAAGTTTGGCAAATCATAATGATTCAAAATCTATTTGACATCTATTATGAGACTTGCTTTTGCTTAGTGCATCCAAAGGTGTAGCTGAACAATGAGGACTGTAATTTTATGTACCATTTGCACATTAGTTACATTAGTTTCTGTTGACTAGCGCCAAATTTTTGGATAAAGCTGTCAAAAATTTACTATCTTGAAACATCCCTCTAATCTTTTCTCCaatttcctcattttcttttttcttgcagGAAACAAGACTGCTTAAACTTGTTGAAGGTGTCCTAGCTGCAAACATCTTTGACTGGGGCTCTCGTGCTTGTGTTGATCTTTATCACAAAGGAACTATCATCGAAATATACAGAATGAGCCGCAACAAGATGCAAAGACCTTGGCGGGCAAGTATTATGAAAACTTTCTTACAGAAACTACTCAAAATAGATATTGAAGACATTCAATAATCTATTTTAGAAAGGAAATTTGCTGTATTATGAGATTTCAACTCACTGGCTTTCCAGGTTGACAATTTTGATGCTTTCAAAGAGAGAATGCTAGGCTTTGGAGACAAAAAGCCTTACCAACATAAAAGAGCTTTGCTCTTTGTAGACAATTCAGGTGCTGATATCATTCTTGGAATGCTTCCCCTAGCAAGGGAGCTTCTCCGTCGTGGAACTGAAGTAAGTTTTTTTTAGGTGTTGGAGGTATTTTTCAAATATGTTAGTTTACCTGTAGATTTCAAGAAGCCTTATCCTGGTCGTTTGCATGGTAGTTGTGGCTTGGAAATTGCTTTTCTTTACCATGTTGAGAAAATCGCctgttttcatttttatgttATGGATTAGTTAATGAGAACATTTTTGCAGGTTGTGCTGGTAGCAAATTCCCTTCCAGCATTGAATGATGTTACTGCAATGGAATTACCAGATATTGTTGCCGAGGCTGCTAAGGTATGTATTGTGCTTAAGAACCTCTAATTGTTTATCAGGAAGTATTCTCTCGCTTCAAAAGGTTTCTGAATTTATTCAGCAA encodes:
- the LOC140006053 gene encoding pantothenate kinase 2-like — encoded protein: MANLTEIQQTIAKNDCLNDSNTSFNNTKNNNKSDKDFVEREAREQREGGGEQDMAPIGGNPIHRSSSRPQLDVSGAAIQGNFEERDPTILLPNQSDDISHLALDIGGSLIKLVYFSRHEDRPVNDRIKKTIKERLGISNGNRRSYPVLGGRLHFVKFETNKINQCLDFISSKQLHCGGMDAHLWHSGVSNENAVIKATGGGAYKYADLFKERLGVSIEKEDEMNCLVAGANFLLKAIRHEAFTHMEGHKAFVQIDQNDLFPYLLVNVGSGVSIIKVDGDGKFQRVSGTNVGGGTYWGLGKLLTKCNSFDELLELSQRGDNRTIDMLVGDIYGGMDYSKIGLSASTIASSFGKAISDNKDLEDYRSEDISLSLLRMISYNIGQISYLNALRFGLKRIFFGGFFIRGHAYTMDTISFAVQFWSKGTSQAMFLRHEGFLGALGAFMSYEKHGLDDLMVHQLVERFPMGAPYIGGNVHGPPLGDLNEKISWMEKFILKGTEITAPVPMAPPGTTGLGGFEVPSSRGGILRPDASKLNVGVLHLVPTLEVFPLLADPKMYEPNTIDLSDPGELEYWFTVLSGHLPDLVDKAVASEGGTDDAKRRGDAFARAFSAHLARLMEEPAAYGKLGLANLLELREECLREFHFFDAYRSIKQRENEASLAVLPDLLMEIDSMDEETRLLKLVEGVLAANIFDWGSRACVDLYHKGTIIEIYRMSRNKMQRPWRVDNFDAFKERMLGFGDKKPYQHKRALLFVDNSGADIILGMLPLARELLRRGTEVVLVANSLPALNDVTAMELPDIVAEAAKHCDILRRAAEAGGLLVDAMINIQDGSIDSSSSVPLMVVENGCGSPCIDLRQVSSELAAAAKEADLVILEGMGRSLHTNFNAKFRCDALKLAMVKNQRLAEKLIKGSIYDCVCRFEPAS